In Citrus sinensis cultivar Valencia sweet orange chromosome 2, DVS_A1.0, whole genome shotgun sequence, a single genomic region encodes these proteins:
- the LOC102626066 gene encoding protein ASYMMETRIC LEAVES 2, with protein sequence MASSSSSSNSPCAACKLLRRKCQPECVFAPYFPPDQPQKFANVHKVFGASNVTKLLNELQPSQREDAVNSLAYEAEMRLRDPVYGCVGVISFLQHRLRQLQMDLSCAKSELSKYQNLGHAGLIAAAHHHHHHQNMGMNLIGGAGGGGRDHHFHHHFFPRDHHPNNNHNHNQHHQMIRGFDGAAAANGNNYDATLLAAGIGQFTQFQQPRAAAGDDRRSSIDPS encoded by the coding sequence ATGGCTTCGTCGTCATCGAGTTCGAATTCACCATGTGCGGCGTGTAAATTACTAAGGAGAAAGTGTCAGCCGGAGTGCGTGTTCGCTCCGTACTTCCCACCGGACCAGCCTCAGAAATTTGCCAACGTCCACAAAGTGTTCGGAGCAAGCAACGTCACCAAGTTACTCAACGAATTGCAGCCGTCGCAGAGAGAGGACGCAGTGAATTCGCTCGCCTACGAGGCCGAGATGCGTCTGCGGGACCCGGTCTACGGCTGCGTGGGAGTCATATCCTTTCTCCAGCACAGGCTCCGCCAGCTCCAAATGGATCTCAGCTGCGCTAAATCCGAGCTCTCCAAGTATCAAAACCTGGGACACGCTGGCCTCATCGCGGCCGCtcatcatcaccaccaccaccagaaCATGGGGATGAATCTCATTGGTGGGGCCGGAGGGGGAGGCAGAGACCATCACTTCCATCACCATTTCTTTCCAAGGGATCATCATcctaataataatcataatcataatcagCACCACCAGATGATCAGGGGTTTCGATGGTGCTGCTGCTGCCAATGGTAACAATTATGATGCAACACTTCTCGCTGCTGGCATTGGCCAGTTCACTCAGTTTCAGCAACCTAGAGCTGCCGCTGGTGATGACCGCCGTAGTTCCATCGATCCCTCTTAG
- the LOC102607898 gene encoding uncharacterized protein LOC102607898, whose translation MAWCKDVEGTRLLIAPDSSATGSSGGRLLSLCHPKSGQKTCYLLVDGVLQELNWLKQSYKSWFLGNYVCEDGSIYAATPIDPVFIMLPIFEEARLKKGEDPGKFRQLDEIIFIDGYPGYQYLLPLAENCMQVVCEVKEIGSSKFFRLDDLKVLAWLYCKVCVLKQTLSVLDQNYAAQDEKDTLANAVSILGEYVKDEPWLKLLCKHLNLDLPKETGKAPYIEVFPSSLESNVGSSNLLQERRKSDRKTNRTGKETKMAKPETESRNIKEMFSRASRRGSRMPP comes from the exons ATGGCTTGGTGCAAAGATGTTGAGGGAACTCGTCTTCTCATTGCACCTG ATTCGAGTGCAACTGGAAGTAGTGGTGGACGTTTGCTATCACTCTGCCATCCAAAATCAG GTCAGAAGACCTGCTATCTCCTTGTTGATGGGGTCCTTCAAGAACTTAACTGGCTGAAGCAATCATACAAGTCTTGGTTTCTGGGGAATTATGTTTGTGAAG ATGGCAGCATATATGCTGCTACCCCAATAGACCCTGTTTTCATAATGTTGCCAATTTTCGAAGAAGCTAGACTGAAG AAGGGTGAGGATCCCGGGAAATTCAGACAATTAGATGAGATAATTTTCATTGACGGCTACCCTGGATATCAATATTTATTACCTCTTGCTGAGAACTGTATGCAAGTAGTTTGTGAAGTTAAAG AAATTGGATCATCAAAGTTCTTTAGGCTTGATGACTTGAAGGTTTTAGCTTGGTTATACTGCAAG GTATGTGTCTTGAAACAGACTCTTTCGGTGTTGGACCAGAACTACGCTGCTCAAGATGAAAAGGACACTT TAGCCAATGCTGTTTCAATACTAGGAGAGTACGTGAAGGATGAGCCTTGGTTGAAGCTTTtgtgtaaacatttgaa TTTAGATCTACCTAAGGAGACCGGAAAAGCACCATACATTGAGGTGTTCCCAAGTTCTCTGGAAAGTAATGTAGGGTCTTCTAATCTCTTACAG GAAAGGAGGAAAAGTGACAGGAAGACAAACAGAACTggaaaggaaacaaaaatggCAAAACCGGAGACAGAATCTCGAAACATCAAGGAAATGTTCTCCAGGGCCTCAAGAAGAGGAAGCCGAATGCCACCGTAG
- the LOC102609056 gene encoding protease Do-like 10, mitochondrial, translating into MQMLLGPSLRSLRRQLWSSSSSIFSNYSSFNSSGLLQTFSNTLRLIILPSTSSLSTISTKNCNFHYFSTSAAVAANLSTKEIVSKVTRRRQRRRLAKTCGKTTNAYAAIELALDSVVKIFTVSSSPNYGLPWQNKSQRETTGSGFVIPGKKILTNAHVVADSTFVLVRKHGSPTKYRAQVEAVGHECDLAILIVESDEFWEGMHFLELGDIPFLQQAVAVVGYPQGGDNISVTKGVVSRVEPTQYVHGATQLMAIQIDAAINPGNSGGPAIMGNKVAGVAFQNLSGAENIGYIIPVPVIKHFITGVVEHGKYVGFCSLGLSCQTTENVQLRNNFGMRSEVTGVLVNKINPLSDAHEILKKDDIILAFDGVPIANDGTVAFRNRERITFDHLVSMKKPNEKSLVRVLRDGKEHEFSITLRPLQPLVPVHQFDKLPSYYIFAGLVFIPLTQPYLHEYGEDWYNTSPRRLCERALRELPKKAGEQLVILSQVLMDDINAGYERFADLQVKKVNGVEIENLKHLCQLVENCSSENLRFDLDDDRVVVLNYDVAKIATSKILKRHRIPSAMSGDLNGEQISEIELASRHKEWSQS; encoded by the exons atgcaAATGCTGCTGGGTCCGTCACTGCGTAGTCTACGAAGGCAGCTATGGTCCTCTTCATCCTCTATTTTCTCCAATTACAGCAGTTTTAATAGCAGCGGCTTATTACAAACCTTCTCCAATACattaagattaattattttgcctTCTACCTCTTCACTCTCCACTATTAGTactaaaaattgtaattttcactATTTTTCAACATCAGCAGCAGTAGCTGCTAATTTGAGTACCAAGGAAATTGTTTCTAAAGTTACGCGACGGCGACAACGACGTCGTTTAGCTAAAACCTGCGGAAAGACTACTAATGCTTACGCAGCAATAGAGCTTGCTTTGGATTCTGTTGTGAAAATATTCACAGTTTCAAGCAGCCCTAACTATGGACTTCCCTGGCAGAACAAGTCCCAACGAGAAACCACTGGTTCAG GATTCGTTATCCCTGGAAAAAAGATTCTTACAAATGCTCATGTGGTGGCTGATAGTACATTTGTGCTTGTAAGAAAGCATGGTTCTCCAACCAAATACAGAGCCCAAGTTGAAGCTGTGGGTCATGAATGTGACTTGGCTATTCTGATTGTCGAGAGTGATGAATTTTGGGAGGGAATGCATTTCTTAGAGTTAGGAGACATCCCGTTTCTTCAACAAGCTGTCGCTGTTGTTGGATATCCTCAAGGTGGAGACAACATTTCCGTTACGAAAGGTGTTGTTTCGAGGGTTGAACCTACACAATATGTACACGGTGCTACTCAGCTCATGGCAATACAGATTGATGCTGCTATTAATCCTGGCAACAGTGGTGGTCCAGCCATCATGGGCAATAAGGTTGCAGGTGTAGCTTTTCAGAATCTTTCCGGTGCTGAAAATATAGG TTACATTATCCCTGTTCCTGTAATAAAGCATTTTATAACTGGTGTGGTGGAACATGGAAAATATGTTGGATTTTGCTCGCTGGGACTATCATGCCAGACCACTGAGAATGTTCAACTTCGTAACAACTTTGGAATGCGGTCTGAAGTGACTGGGGTACTTGTGAACAAAATTAATCCTCTGTCAGATGCTCACGAAATATTGAAAAAGGATGATATTATTCTTGCATTTGATGGTGTGCCTATAGCAAATGATGGAACAG TTGCTTTTCGTAACAGAGAACGTATAACATTTGATCACTTGGTGTCTATGAAGAAACCCAACGAGAAGTCTTTGGTTAGAGTTTTGAGGGATGGCAAGGAGCATGAATTCAGTATTACACTACGACCT CTGCAACCGCTAGTTCCCGTACATCAATTCGATAAGCTTCCTAGCTATTACATATTTGCTGGCCTGGTGTTTATTCCACTTACACAGCCATATCTTCATGAATATGGAGAAGACTGGTATAATACTTCGCCACGTCGTTTGTGCGAACGTGCATTAAGGGAGCTGCCTAAAAAGGCTGGTGAACAACTCGTTATCCTTTCGCAG GTGCTGATGGATGATATAAATGCCGGGTACGAGCGTTTTGCAGACCTACAG GTTAAGAAGGTCAATGGGgtggaaattgaaaatttgaagcaTTTATGTCAGCTAGTGGAAAACTGTAGCTCTGAGAACTTGAGGTTTGATTTAGATGATGATAGGGTTGTTGTATTGAACTATGATGTGGCAAAAATTGCCAcatctaaaattttgaagcGTCACAGAATACCTTCTGCTATGTCCGGTGATCTTAACGGTGAACAGATCTCCGAAATTGAGTTAGCTTCCAGACATAAAGAATGGTCACAAAGTTGA
- the LOC102608186 gene encoding light-mediated development protein DET1 isoform X1 — MFRSINVTSRIFERQIRTPAPGTSVHCARRFYENIVPSFTVYDIECPDHSFRKFTDDGQYLISFSRNHQDLIVYRPMWLSFSCKEEDCCRHDLPPKAKRFESFFTQLYSVTLASCNELICKDFFLSMEGNQFGLFATSTAQIHDAPTTGRAIQGVPFIEKITFHLLRLEDGVVLDEKVFHNDFINLAHNMGVFLYDDLLAIVSLRYQTIHILQVRDLGNLVDVRTIGSFCREDDELFLISNSQSLATSERSRLNPFPGNQVGNGHNQVNQDDSFLSGIKQRLLSFIFQGMWNEETDQAMRVQSLKKKFFFHFQDYVDLIIWKVQFLDRHHLLIKFGSVDGGVSRNVDHHPAFFAVYNMETTEVVAFYQNSAEELYFLFEKFCDHFHATSRNSLHMNFISSHSNNVYALEQLRSIKNKGGSFSQFVKKMMASLPFGCQSQSPSPYFDQSLFRYDEKKFYHVHIMLLQLISATDRHRQSTDHPIKFISRRPPYTLKFKIKPGPEAGTIDGRTKRISSFLFHPFLPLALSIQQTLFLQPSVVNIHFRR, encoded by the exons ATGTTTAGAAGCATCAATGTCACTTCCAGGATTTTCGAGCGCCAAATTCGTACTCCTGCTCCTGGCACAAGt GTTCATTGTGCCAGGCGATTCTATGAGAATATAGTCCCAAGTTTTACGGTATATGACATTGAATGCCCTGACCATTCCTTCCGCAAGTTCACTGATGACGGTCAATACCTCATAAGTTTTAGCAGGAACCACCAGGATTTGATTGTTTATAGACCAATGTGGCTTTCATTTTCATGCAAAGAAGAAGACTGTTGTAGGCATGATCTTCCTCCCAAAGCAAAGCGGTTCGAGAGCTTCTTCACCCAGTTATATTCTGTTACTCTTGCTTCCTGCAATGAGCTTATATGCAAAGACTTCTTTCTTTCCATGGAGGGTAACCAATTTGGACTCTTTGCTACTTCCACTGCTCAAATTCATGATGCGCCTACCACTGGACGGGCAATCCAGGGAGTCCCTTTCATCGAGAAGATAACATTTCACCTCTTGAG GTTGGAAGATGGAGTTGTACTGGATGAGAAGGTCTTTCACAatgattttatcaatttagcCCATAACATGGGTGTTTTCTTGTATGATGATTTATTGGCAATTGTCTCACTTCGATATCAGACAATACACATTCTCCAAGTCAGGGACTTGGGGAACCTTGTTGATGTACGGACTATTGGTTCATTTTGTCGTGAAGATGACGAACTCTTTCTCATTTCTAATTCTCAG TCCCTGGCAACTTCTGAAAGGAGTAGATTGAATCCATTTCCTGGGAATCAAGTCGGGAATGGTCATAACCAGGTTAATCAAGACGATTCTTTTTTGAGTGGCATCAAACAGCGCTTGCTTTCTTTCATATTCCAAGGAATGTGGAATGAAGAAACAGATCAAGCTATG AGGGTTCAGAGCCTGAAGAAGAAGTTCTTTTTCCACTTTCAAGATTATGTTGATTTAATTATCTGGAAG GTACAATTTTTGGACCGGCATCACTTGCTAATAAAGTTTGGCAGCGTAGATGGAGGG GTATCTCGGAATGTTGATCATCATCCTGCATTCTTTGCAGTATATAACATGGAGACAACTGAAGTTGTCGCATTTTATCAG AATTCAGCAGAGGAACTTTACTTCTTGTTTGAGAAGTTCTGTGATCATTTCCACGCAACATCTAGAAACTCACTACATATGAACTTCATATCATCTCATTCGAATAATGTTTATGCTCTTGAGCAGCTAAGgtccattaaaaataaaggagGCAGCTTTTCACAG TTTGTAAAGAAGATGATGGCCTCTTTGCCTTTTGGTTGCCAATCACAGAGTCCTTCTCCATACTTTGACCAATCACTTTTTCGATACGATGAAAAG AAATTTTACCATGTTCATATCATGCTGTTGCAGCTCATTTCGGCAACCGATAGACATAGACAATCAACAGATCATCCCATCAAGTTTATTTCTAGAAGGCCaccatatacccttaaatttaagattaaGCCAG gtcCTGAAGCTGGTACTATAGATGGTCGGACAAAAAGGATTTCTTCATTCCTATTCCATCCATTTTTACCTCTTGCTCTCTCCATTCAGCAGACTTTGTTCCTTCAGCCATCAGTTGTGAATATTCACTTCCGAAGATAA
- the LOC102608186 gene encoding light-mediated development protein DET1 isoform X2: MFRSINVTSRIFERQIRTPAPGTSVHCARRFYENIVPSFTVYDIECPDHSFRKFTDDGQYLISFSRNHQDLIVYRPMWLSFSCKEEDCCRHDLPPKAKRFESFFTQLYSVTLASCNELICKDFFLSMEGNQFGLFATSTAQIHDAPTTGRAIQGVPFIEKITFHLLRLEDGVVLDEKVFHNDFINLAHNMGVFLYDDLLAIVSLRYQTIHILQVRDLGNLVDVRTIGSFCREDDELFLISNSQSLATSERSRLNPFPGNQVGNGHNQVNQDDSFLSGIKQRLLSFIFQGMWNEETDQAMRVQSLKKKFFFHFQDYVDLIIWKVQFLDRHHLLIKFGSVDGGVSRNVDHHPAFFAVYNMETTEVVAFYQNSAEELYFLFEKFCDHFHATSRNSLHMNFISSHSNNVYALEQLRSIKNKGGSFSQFVKKMMASLPFGCQSQSPSPYFDQSLFRYDEKLISATDRHRQSTDHPIKFISRRPPYTLKFKIKPGPEAGTIDGRTKRISSFLFHPFLPLALSIQQTLFLQPSVVNIHFRR; this comes from the exons ATGTTTAGAAGCATCAATGTCACTTCCAGGATTTTCGAGCGCCAAATTCGTACTCCTGCTCCTGGCACAAGt GTTCATTGTGCCAGGCGATTCTATGAGAATATAGTCCCAAGTTTTACGGTATATGACATTGAATGCCCTGACCATTCCTTCCGCAAGTTCACTGATGACGGTCAATACCTCATAAGTTTTAGCAGGAACCACCAGGATTTGATTGTTTATAGACCAATGTGGCTTTCATTTTCATGCAAAGAAGAAGACTGTTGTAGGCATGATCTTCCTCCCAAAGCAAAGCGGTTCGAGAGCTTCTTCACCCAGTTATATTCTGTTACTCTTGCTTCCTGCAATGAGCTTATATGCAAAGACTTCTTTCTTTCCATGGAGGGTAACCAATTTGGACTCTTTGCTACTTCCACTGCTCAAATTCATGATGCGCCTACCACTGGACGGGCAATCCAGGGAGTCCCTTTCATCGAGAAGATAACATTTCACCTCTTGAG GTTGGAAGATGGAGTTGTACTGGATGAGAAGGTCTTTCACAatgattttatcaatttagcCCATAACATGGGTGTTTTCTTGTATGATGATTTATTGGCAATTGTCTCACTTCGATATCAGACAATACACATTCTCCAAGTCAGGGACTTGGGGAACCTTGTTGATGTACGGACTATTGGTTCATTTTGTCGTGAAGATGACGAACTCTTTCTCATTTCTAATTCTCAG TCCCTGGCAACTTCTGAAAGGAGTAGATTGAATCCATTTCCTGGGAATCAAGTCGGGAATGGTCATAACCAGGTTAATCAAGACGATTCTTTTTTGAGTGGCATCAAACAGCGCTTGCTTTCTTTCATATTCCAAGGAATGTGGAATGAAGAAACAGATCAAGCTATG AGGGTTCAGAGCCTGAAGAAGAAGTTCTTTTTCCACTTTCAAGATTATGTTGATTTAATTATCTGGAAG GTACAATTTTTGGACCGGCATCACTTGCTAATAAAGTTTGGCAGCGTAGATGGAGGG GTATCTCGGAATGTTGATCATCATCCTGCATTCTTTGCAGTATATAACATGGAGACAACTGAAGTTGTCGCATTTTATCAG AATTCAGCAGAGGAACTTTACTTCTTGTTTGAGAAGTTCTGTGATCATTTCCACGCAACATCTAGAAACTCACTACATATGAACTTCATATCATCTCATTCGAATAATGTTTATGCTCTTGAGCAGCTAAGgtccattaaaaataaaggagGCAGCTTTTCACAG TTTGTAAAGAAGATGATGGCCTCTTTGCCTTTTGGTTGCCAATCACAGAGTCCTTCTCCATACTTTGACCAATCACTTTTTCGATACGATGAAAAG CTCATTTCGGCAACCGATAGACATAGACAATCAACAGATCATCCCATCAAGTTTATTTCTAGAAGGCCaccatatacccttaaatttaagattaaGCCAG gtcCTGAAGCTGGTACTATAGATGGTCGGACAAAAAGGATTTCTTCATTCCTATTCCATCCATTTTTACCTCTTGCTCTCTCCATTCAGCAGACTTTGTTCCTTCAGCCATCAGTTGTGAATATTCACTTCCGAAGATAA